The Marinifilum sp. JC120 genome window below encodes:
- the leuB gene encoding 3-isopropylmalate dehydrogenase — protein MKICVMPGDGIGPEIMAQGVKVLDVIGEKFGHKIETTEALIGGAAIDATGVPLPDETVKACKESDAVLLGAVGGPKWDTIDPAIRPEKGLLGIRKELSLFANLRPAALFSQLKDACFLRPDIVEKGIDIMVVRELTGGIYFGEPRGTKEENGERMGYNTMVYYEHEVKRIAKVAFEAAQKRNKKLCSVDKANVLDVSRVWREIVIEVSEDYPDVELTHMYVDNAAMQLVRDPSQFDVIVTGNLFGDILSDEASVITGSIGMLPSASLGASNPGLYEPIHGSAPDIAGENKANPLATILSIAMMLRYSFSMTEEADCIEAAVEKTLSAGLRTGDIMDKGGKLVGCTEMGEAVIKNL, from the coding sequence ATGAAAATATGCGTAATGCCCGGTGACGGTATCGGGCCGGAAATCATGGCTCAGGGCGTCAAAGTTCTGGACGTAATCGGCGAAAAATTCGGTCACAAAATCGAGACAACTGAAGCACTCATCGGCGGCGCAGCCATCGATGCCACCGGAGTTCCGCTTCCTGACGAAACCGTCAAAGCTTGCAAAGAGTCCGATGCTGTTCTGCTCGGTGCTGTCGGTGGCCCTAAATGGGACACCATTGATCCCGCAATCCGCCCTGAAAAAGGCCTGCTCGGCATTCGTAAAGAACTTTCTCTGTTCGCCAACCTGCGTCCTGCTGCGCTGTTTTCTCAGCTCAAAGATGCCTGTTTCCTGCGTCCTGATATCGTAGAAAAGGGCATCGACATCATGGTTGTTCGTGAACTGACTGGTGGTATCTACTTTGGCGAACCGCGCGGCACAAAGGAAGAGAACGGCGAACGCATGGGTTACAACACCATGGTTTACTACGAGCACGAAGTAAAACGCATCGCCAAAGTTGCTTTCGAAGCTGCTCAGAAACGCAACAAGAAGCTTTGTTCCGTTGATAAAGCCAACGTGCTGGACGTTTCCCGTGTATGGCGTGAGATTGTCATTGAAGTTTCCGAAGATTATCCCGATGTTGAGCTTACTCACATGTACGTGGATAACGCCGCCATGCAGCTCGTGCGTGATCCTTCACAGTTCGACGTTATTGTGACTGGAAACCTGTTTGGCGACATTCTTTCTGATGAAGCGTCTGTCATCACCGGGTCTATCGGCATGCTGCCTTCCGCATCGCTTGGTGCATCCAACCCCGGTCTGTACGAGCCGATTCACGGTTCCGCACCGGACATTGCAGGCGAGAATAAGGCCAACCCGCTGGCAACTATTTTGTCCATCGCCATGATGCTGCGCTACTCTTTCAGCATGACTGAAGAAGCAGATTGCATTGAAGCCGCAGTTGAAAAGACCCTGTCCGCGGGGCTGCGTACCGGAGATATCATGGATAAGGGCGGCAAGCTCGTAGGTTGCACCGAAATGGGTGAAGCCGTTATTAAGAATTTGTAG
- a CDS encoding 3-isopropylmalate dehydratase small subunit, with protein MSIKGTAHRVGAHIDTDAIIPARFLVTIDPDELGANCMEGLEAGWIKRVKKNDIMVADENFGCGSSREHAPISLLGAGIPVVVAKSFARIFYRNGFNMGLILLEVGDDFEKLGDGDQLEVDADKGEIKNVTTGETITCAPVPPFMKGILDCGGLVEYVKERLSK; from the coding sequence ATGTCTATTAAAGGAACAGCACATAGAGTCGGGGCGCATATTGATACTGATGCTATCATCCCGGCCCGTTTTTTGGTTACCATCGATCCTGATGAACTCGGTGCCAATTGCATGGAAGGTCTTGAAGCAGGCTGGATTAAGCGTGTTAAAAAGAACGATATCATGGTTGCCGATGAGAATTTCGGCTGTGGTTCTTCCCGTGAACATGCTCCTATTTCGCTTCTCGGTGCCGGTATTCCGGTTGTCGTAGCTAAAAGTTTCGCCCGTATTTTCTACCGTAACGGTTTCAACATGGGGCTTATTCTCCTTGAAGTCGGCGATGATTTTGAAAAGCTTGGCGATGGTGATCAGCTTGAAGTCGATGCTGATAAGGGTGAAATTAAGAACGTAACCACAGGTGAAACCATCACTTGTGCTCCGGTTCCCCCGTTCATGAAGGGTATCCTCGACTGCGGCGGACTGGTAGAATACGTAAAAGAACGTCTCTCTAAATAG
- the leuC gene encoding 3-isopropylmalate dehydratase large subunit, with protein MGKTLAEKILQAHTDETVNEPGQIVRCNVSMVLANDITAPLAIKSFRAMGADQVFDKDKVALVCDHFTPNKDIDSAEQVKVVREFAHEKNITHYYEGGEVGVEHALLPELGLVGPSDIVIGADSHTCTYGGLGAFATGMGSTDIAGGMALGETWFKVPPTIKVEIEGTPGKYIGAKDYILNLIGTIGVSGALYKALEFGGSVVDNLSIEGRMTIANMAIEAGGKVGLFPVDAKTLEYCKAAGRTGDVAMRADEGANYERVVKIDVTGMKPQIACPHLPDNVKPVDEVKDMQIHQSVIGSCTNGRIEDLREAAAVLKGRKANKNVRLIVLPATPNIWKQALREGLIETFMESGAIVGPATCGPCLGGHMGILAGGERAIATTNRNFKGRMGSLESEVFLSSPAVAAASAITGIITDPEAL; from the coding sequence ATGGGTAAAACTTTAGCTGAGAAAATTTTACAGGCTCACACCGATGAGACAGTGAACGAGCCGGGCCAGATTGTCCGCTGCAATGTTTCCATGGTACTGGCCAACGACATTACCGCCCCCCTTGCAATTAAATCTTTCAGAGCTATGGGTGCAGATCAGGTCTTTGATAAGGATAAAGTCGCCCTTGTCTGTGACCATTTCACTCCCAACAAGGACATTGATTCCGCAGAGCAGGTCAAGGTTGTCCGTGAGTTTGCTCATGAAAAGAATATCACTCATTATTATGAGGGCGGAGAAGTTGGTGTTGAGCACGCATTGCTGCCCGAGTTGGGCCTTGTCGGTCCTTCCGATATCGTAATCGGTGCCGACTCCCACACTTGTACCTACGGCGGCCTTGGTGCATTTGCTACCGGAATGGGCTCCACCGATATTGCAGGTGGTATGGCATTGGGTGAAACATGGTTCAAAGTTCCTCCGACTATCAAAGTTGAAATTGAAGGTACTCCCGGCAAGTACATTGGTGCCAAGGATTACATCCTCAACCTTATCGGAACCATCGGTGTCTCCGGCGCGCTCTACAAAGCGCTCGAATTCGGCGGTTCCGTTGTGGATAATCTTTCCATTGAAGGCCGCATGACCATTGCTAACATGGCAATCGAAGCTGGTGGTAAGGTCGGTCTGTTCCCGGTTGACGCTAAGACTCTCGAATATTGCAAGGCCGCTGGCCGTACTGGCGATGTTGCAATGCGTGCTGATGAAGGCGCAAACTACGAACGCGTGGTCAAGATTGACGTAACGGGCATGAAACCCCAGATTGCCTGCCCGCATCTGCCGGACAACGTCAAGCCCGTTGATGAAGTCAAGGACATGCAGATCCATCAGTCAGTCATCGGTTCCTGCACCAACGGTCGCATAGAAGATCTGCGCGAAGCCGCAGCAGTGCTGAAGGGTCGCAAAGCTAACAAGAATGTTCGTTTGATCGTGTTGCCCGCTACTCCGAATATCTGGAAGCAGGCTCTGCGCGAAGGTCTCATTGAAACTTTCATGGAGTCCGGAGCAATCGTCGGTCCTGCAACTTGCGGTCCCTGTCTCGGCGGTCACATGGGTATCCTCGCTGGCGGTGAAAGAGCAATCGCCACTACCAACCGTAACTTTAAGGGTCGCATGGGCAGCCTTGAGAGTGAAGTTTTCCTCTCCAGCCCCGCTGTAGCAGCAGCTTCCGCTATCACCGGAATTATTACTGATCCTGAAGCTCTGTAA
- a CDS encoding 2-isopropylmalate synthase, with the protein MSDKVYIFDTTLRDGEQSPGATMNMAEKITMARQLEKLGVDIIEAGFPAASQGDFEAVTAIAKSVGDIQVAGLCRALKADIDRAFDAVKHAKNPRIHTFVATSDIHMKHKFNKEPEEILEMARKAVRHAVSLTPNVEFSAEDASRSRWDFLAQVVEIAIAEGATTINIPDTVGYAQPDEFGKLIEYLLKEVPNSDKAIFSVHCHNDLGLACANTLAAIKAGARQAEVTLSGIGERAGNAALEEVIMALHTRKDYYDVETSILTEELFPSCRRLATTIGQPISPYKAIVGANAFAHESGIHQDGMLKNRQTYEIMTPESIGKKGTSIVIGKHSGRNALGSKLNEMGYQLDDEQIGRVFSAIKALADKKEEIFDEDVEALVLEEAYRIHDLYRVKELSVFSGTAGVSPHAAIVLDDFSKDKENPVTMQEVGFGDGPINAVFSTINKMVDRTPKLELYSVNAVTGGTDAQGAVTVHITDNGFKSIGRGSDEDIIVASAKAYVNAINRVERMKQEKDNG; encoded by the coding sequence ATGTCTGATAAAGTATACATTTTTGATACTACTTTGCGTGATGGCGAGCAGTCCCCCGGTGCAACCATGAATATGGCTGAGAAAATCACCATGGCCCGGCAGCTTGAAAAACTCGGTGTTGATATCATCGAAGCCGGGTTCCCCGCAGCAAGTCAGGGTGATTTTGAAGCCGTAACCGCCATTGCTAAATCCGTGGGTGATATTCAGGTTGCAGGCCTCTGCCGCGCATTGAAAGCGGATATTGACCGCGCTTTTGATGCAGTTAAGCATGCAAAAAATCCCAGAATCCATACATTTGTGGCTACTTCTGATATCCACATGAAGCACAAGTTCAATAAGGAACCGGAAGAGATTCTGGAAATGGCCCGCAAGGCTGTGCGCCACGCGGTGTCCCTGACTCCCAATGTTGAATTTTCCGCTGAAGATGCATCCCGTTCCCGTTGGGATTTCCTCGCACAGGTTGTTGAGATCGCCATTGCTGAAGGCGCAACTACCATCAATATTCCCGATACGGTAGGTTACGCCCAGCCGGATGAATTCGGTAAGTTGATCGAATACCTGCTCAAAGAAGTACCCAACAGCGATAAGGCTATCTTCAGCGTGCATTGCCATAATGATCTAGGCTTGGCTTGTGCCAACACTCTGGCCGCCATCAAGGCCGGGGCACGTCAGGCAGAAGTTACTCTTTCCGGTATTGGTGAACGTGCCGGTAACGCGGCTTTGGAAGAAGTGATCATGGCTCTGCATACCCGCAAGGACTATTACGATGTAGAAACTTCCATCCTTACCGAAGAGCTGTTCCCGTCCTGCCGCAGACTGGCAACCACCATCGGTCAGCCCATCTCGCCTTACAAGGCAATTGTCGGAGCCAACGCTTTTGCCCATGAATCAGGTATCCATCAGGACGGCATGCTCAAGAACCGTCAGACCTATGAGATTATGACCCCGGAATCCATCGGTAAGAAGGGGACTTCCATTGTTATCGGCAAGCATTCCGGCAGAAATGCACTGGGTTCCAAGCTCAATGAAATGGGTTACCAGTTGGATGATGAGCAGATTGGAAGGGTTTTCTCTGCTATTAAAGCTCTGGCGGACAAGAAAGAAGAAATTTTTGATGAGGATGTCGAAGCCCTCGTCCTGGAAGAGGCTTACCGTATTCACGATCTGTATCGGGTAAAGGAACTCTCTGTCTTTTCCGGTACTGCCGGGGTTTCTCCCCACGCTGCGATTGTGTTGGATGATTTCAGCAAGGATAAGGAAAACCCTGTAACCATGCAGGAAGTTGGTTTTGGTGACGGTCCTATCAATGCCGTGTTCTCTACCATTAACAAGATGGTTGATCGGACACCTAAACTGGAACTTTATTCCGTAAACGCGGTTACCGGCGGAACTGATGCGCAGGGTGCGGTTACGGTCCATATTACTGACAACGGTTTTAAATCAATCGGGCGCGGTTCTGACGAAGACATCATCGTCGCCAGTGCCAAAGCTTATGTCAACGCTATCAACAGGGTTGAACGCATGAAACAGGAGAAAGATAATGGGTAA
- the pssA gene encoding CDP-diacylglycerol--serine O-phosphatidyltransferase: protein MAKEKRIPKHKGVYILPNLLTVTSLFCGFLAMNWVVEGAYEMSAVAILVSCLFDGLDGKVARLTGTSSEFGVQLDSLADAVAFGVTPAFMVYHWQLHQFGRLGMLAAFLLMACGVLRLARFNVQAGTTSKAYFIGLPIPAAGCTLATLILFTPYLPETIALSVLPMFTLVLVYCLAFLMVSNVRYNSFKEFGVFKAHPFSSMVTVIALFTMVASQPKFLGFMIFAGYIISGPIYTIFILSRRSNKLLGKSSKELS from the coding sequence ATGGCAAAGGAAAAAAGAATACCAAAGCACAAGGGCGTATACATTCTGCCCAACCTTCTCACCGTGACGAGCCTGTTTTGTGGGTTCCTCGCGATGAACTGGGTTGTGGAAGGTGCATACGAAATGAGTGCTGTCGCCATTCTGGTGAGCTGTCTGTTTGACGGTCTCGACGGAAAGGTGGCTCGGTTGACCGGAACCAGTAGTGAATTCGGCGTTCAGCTTGATTCATTGGCGGATGCGGTTGCCTTTGGTGTTACTCCTGCGTTCATGGTTTATCACTGGCAACTTCACCAGTTCGGAAGACTGGGTATGCTGGCAGCTTTCTTATTGATGGCTTGCGGTGTGCTTAGGCTTGCCCGTTTCAATGTTCAAGCTGGAACAACTTCCAAGGCTTATTTTATTGGTTTGCCCATCCCTGCGGCAGGCTGTACCTTGGCTACTTTGATCCTGTTTACCCCCTATCTCCCTGAGACTATTGCACTGAGTGTTCTGCCTATGTTCACTCTGGTGCTCGTATATTGCCTTGCTTTTCTTATGGTGAGTAATGTTCGCTACAATTCCTTCAAAGAATTTGGTGTATTCAAAGCTCATCCCTTCAGTTCCATGGTTACCGTTATTGCGCTCTTTACCATGGTTGCCTCCCAGCCCAAGTTTTTGGGTTTCATGATTTTTGCCGGATACATTATTTCCGGTCCTATTTATACTATTTTCATTCTATCCCGCAGAAGCAATAAGCTACTAGGAAAGTCCTCCAAAGAATTGTCATAA
- the mnmA gene encoding tRNA 2-thiouridine(34) synthase MnmA, with amino-acid sequence METGFKYPELKDLTAGRKVAMAVSGGADSLLSLVLLKESGADVIAVHGCFLGKEKAQVAVAGLEKRCAELDVSLHVFDLTAEFDRLVVDPFVQEYLRGNTPNPCALCNPEIKFGVLYKAARELGAELLGTGHYVRLAEDVNFGKVLARGADMGKDQSYFLSLVPRDSVLNAIFPLGGHSKDQTYAELEKRGVEIPLPSESQEICFVPDDDYRQFLIDREVKLPGPGIAVLSDGTKVGKHNGLWRYTQGQRRGLGIAWKAPLYVLDKDMSRNLLIVGTRDELEAGGCVADDFNFLVDFERWPETVFIQTRYRQRSKPARAAQDGSNIEFDFIEPHSRPTPGQIVAVYTEEGAVLGGGIIRE; translated from the coding sequence ATGGAAACGGGGTTTAAATATCCTGAACTTAAAGATCTGACAGCCGGACGCAAGGTGGCCATGGCGGTCAGCGGCGGTGCGGACAGTCTGCTTTCACTGGTGCTGCTCAAAGAGAGCGGGGCGGATGTTATAGCTGTTCACGGTTGTTTTCTTGGAAAGGAAAAAGCACAGGTCGCTGTTGCCGGGCTGGAGAAAAGATGTGCGGAGCTGGATGTGTCTCTACATGTCTTCGATCTCACTGCCGAATTTGACCGCTTGGTGGTTGATCCGTTTGTTCAGGAGTATCTCAGAGGGAATACCCCCAATCCGTGTGCCCTTTGCAATCCTGAGATCAAGTTTGGTGTGCTTTACAAAGCAGCTCGTGAGCTTGGCGCGGAACTGCTCGGGACCGGGCATTACGTGCGTCTTGCCGAGGATGTAAATTTTGGAAAGGTGCTTGCCCGTGGTGCTGATATGGGCAAGGATCAGAGTTATTTTCTTTCCCTCGTTCCCCGTGATTCCGTTTTGAACGCGATTTTCCCCCTTGGCGGGCATAGCAAAGACCAGACTTATGCCGAGCTTGAAAAGCGTGGCGTGGAAATTCCACTTCCATCAGAGAGTCAGGAAATCTGCTTTGTCCCTGACGATGATTACCGGCAGTTCCTGATTGATCGCGAGGTGAAGCTTCCCGGCCCCGGAATAGCAGTTCTTTCCGACGGTACTAAAGTCGGCAAGCACAATGGTCTCTGGCGTTATACCCAAGGTCAGCGGCGCGGACTGGGCATAGCATGGAAGGCTCCGCTTTATGTTCTCGACAAGGATATGAGCCGTAACCTGCTTATCGTGGGGACACGTGATGAACTGGAGGCCGGAGGCTGTGTTGCGGACGATTTCAATTTTCTTGTTGATTTTGAGCGCTGGCCGGAAACTGTTTTCATCCAGACTCGCTACCGCCAGCGATCCAAGCCTGCAAGGGCGGCGCAGGATGGCAGCAATATAGAATTTGATTTTATTGAGCCGCACTCCCGGCCAACACCGGGGCAGATTGTGGCTGTATATACAGAAGAGGGGGCTGTGCTCGGAGGTGGTATCATCCGGGAATAG
- a CDS encoding uracil-xanthine permease, with the protein MSISSTEYNFRAKDIVLGAQMLFVAFGALVLVPLLTGLDPNVALFTAGAGTLVFQVVTKGKIPVFLASSFAFIAPIIYGVQTWGIPSTLCGLAAAGVFYVALSFLIRWRGTDILKRVLPPVVTGPVIMVIGLILAPVAVFMAVGKTGDGSVVLVPEKTALIISMVSLAVTVAVSLLGKGWLKLIPILCGITAGYVVSLFMGLVNFDAVAAAPWIAIPNFTAPEWNLEAILFIVPVAIAPAIEHFGDVLAISSVADKDYVKEPGIQNTMLGDGLATSLAAFLGGPPNTTYSEVTGAVALIKIFNPAIMTWAAIVAMSLAFCGKVGAFLATIPVPVMGGIMVLLFGAIMVVGMNTLVRAGEDLMEARNLAIVALIVIFGVGGMSLPTPFSDEFRLGGIGLAGILGVFLNLVLPQPKKEE; encoded by the coding sequence ATGAGCATATCCAGTACTGAGTATAATTTCAGGGCAAAAGACATTGTCCTTGGCGCACAGATGCTTTTTGTCGCATTCGGCGCACTTGTCCTTGTCCCTCTTCTTACCGGTCTAGATCCTAACGTGGCCCTGTTTACCGCCGGTGCGGGTACGCTGGTCTTTCAGGTTGTTACCAAGGGTAAAATCCCCGTATTTCTGGCATCTTCTTTTGCTTTTATCGCGCCCATTATTTACGGCGTACAGACTTGGGGTATTCCTTCCACTCTCTGTGGTCTTGCCGCCGCAGGTGTTTTTTATGTTGCACTCAGTTTTCTTATTCGCTGGCGTGGAACCGATATCCTGAAAAGAGTTCTGCCCCCGGTTGTTACAGGTCCGGTCATTATGGTTATCGGCCTAATCCTTGCCCCGGTTGCAGTTTTCATGGCTGTTGGTAAAACTGGTGACGGTTCTGTGGTGCTGGTTCCTGAGAAAACTGCTCTGATCATATCCATGGTTTCCCTTGCTGTTACCGTTGCGGTTTCTCTGCTCGGAAAAGGCTGGCTCAAGCTTATCCCCATCCTCTGCGGTATCACAGCAGGTTATGTTGTTTCCCTGTTCATGGGTCTGGTCAATTTTGATGCGGTTGCAGCTGCTCCATGGATTGCAATTCCTAATTTTACCGCTCCTGAATGGAATCTAGAAGCCATCCTGTTTATTGTTCCGGTTGCAATTGCCCCGGCAATTGAGCACTTCGGTGACGTCCTCGCCATCAGCTCCGTTGCTGATAAAGATTACGTAAAAGAGCCCGGTATTCAGAACACCATGCTCGGTGACGGTCTGGCTACCTCTCTCGCGGCTTTCCTCGGCGGTCCTCCGAACACCACCTACTCAGAAGTTACCGGTGCTGTTGCCCTGATCAAAATTTTCAACCCCGCAATCATGACTTGGGCCGCAATTGTTGCCATGTCCCTCGCTTTCTGCGGTAAGGTCGGCGCATTTCTGGCCACTATTCCGGTTCCGGTAATGGGTGGCATCATGGTTCTGCTTTTCGGTGCGATCATGGTTGTTGGTATGAACACTCTCGTTCGTGCCGGTGAAGATCTTATGGAAGCACGCAACCTCGCCATCGTGGCCCTGATCGTAATCTTCGGTGTGGGCGGCATGTCTCTGCCTACTCCTTTCAGCGATGAGTTCAGACTCGGCGGAATCGGTCTTGCCGGTATCCTCGGTGTTTTTCTGAACCTTGTGCTGCCGCAACCTAAGAAAGAAGAATAG
- the upp gene encoding uracil phosphoribosyltransferase, whose product MAVHVVDHPLVRHKLGILREDGISTSRFRALAQEISRLLTYEATKDLATEAKTITGWAGEVEVEEIKGKKITVVPILRAGLGMMDGVLDMVPGARVSVVGFYRDEETLQPVEYYVKLASNIDERIALILDPMLATGGTLLATIELLKKSGCTNIKGLFLVAAPEGIEKIVNAHPDVDIYTASIDEKLNDAGYILPGLGDAGDKIFGTK is encoded by the coding sequence GTGGCGGTACATGTGGTAGACCATCCTTTGGTAAGACACAAGCTCGGCATTCTCCGTGAAGACGGCATCAGCACAAGTCGTTTTCGCGCACTGGCTCAGGAAATTTCCAGGTTGCTCACTTATGAAGCAACCAAAGACCTCGCAACCGAAGCTAAAACCATTACTGGTTGGGCTGGAGAAGTTGAGGTTGAGGAAATCAAGGGTAAAAAAATCACCGTAGTTCCCATCCTCAGAGCCGGACTCGGTATGATGGATGGTGTCCTTGATATGGTTCCCGGTGCTCGCGTCAGCGTTGTCGGTTTTTACCGTGACGAAGAGACTTTGCAGCCTGTCGAATATTACGTCAAGCTCGCAAGCAATATTGATGAGCGCATCGCACTTATTCTTGACCCCATGCTCGCAACCGGCGGAACCCTGCTGGCTACCATCGAACTTCTTAAGAAGTCCGGTTGTACCAACATTAAGGGTTTGTTCCTCGTCGCAGCTCCTGAAGGGATTGAGAAAATCGTTAACGCCCATCCCGATGTGGATATTTACACGGCGTCCATCGATGAAAAACTTAACGATGCAGGATACATCCTCCCCGGTCTCGGAGACGCGGGTGATAAGATATTCGGCACCAAGTAA
- the coaE gene encoding dephospho-CoA kinase: MCNNEDFQENENQLLWTNTAKFSDRGTRLDKFWGTALEEEGISRGKVKDWIKAGFAEINGKVCKKPNQKLMGNEELSLKGEAELTSLVPEDLPLDIIYNDGRIAVINKPAGLTTHPAPSCPTGTLVHRMIHHFPEIRDMNEWRPGIVHRLDKFTSGLISIALNEHDRLAMSTAFAERTVNKTYLAIVHGVPERDFAEIEAPMGRHPVHKTKMAVILKGGRDARSEYKTLWSDPAGRASLVKVKIYTGRTHQIRVHMAHIGHPLVGDQVYGSMPHARWEQEQPQLAKLAERQMLHAYSLSFAHPESGEELSFNQTPPEDFTDMLKALNKSVQRVGLIGMPCGGKSAVLNLLADNKIPTFSADESVARSYEKDGAGWELLRQRFGNKFIDPETGDVDKAALFTAMRENDDLRREVMNIVHPIVQHDVEEFFKANNDEPLAVAEVPLLLEGGWHTQKLVDAVIGVRCPNDKRTGELREKRKITPELLAVFDSWQWDEKAKMNCCTAIIENDSDLTKLDSETSRILEVLAAQRKDKETLFENQLKKLFNSDES; the protein is encoded by the coding sequence ATGTGCAATAACGAAGATTTTCAAGAAAATGAGAACCAGCTTCTGTGGACAAACACCGCAAAATTTTCCGACCGCGGCACCCGGTTGGATAAATTCTGGGGAACTGCCCTCGAAGAAGAAGGAATTTCTCGCGGCAAGGTTAAAGACTGGATCAAAGCCGGATTTGCAGAAATCAACGGCAAGGTCTGCAAAAAACCAAACCAGAAATTGATGGGAAATGAAGAACTTAGTCTGAAAGGTGAGGCTGAACTTACTTCACTGGTCCCTGAAGATCTGCCGCTGGACATTATTTATAATGATGGTAGAATCGCTGTTATTAACAAACCAGCAGGACTGACCACTCACCCAGCCCCCAGTTGTCCTACCGGGACTCTTGTTCACCGCATGATTCACCACTTCCCGGAAATCCGCGACATGAACGAATGGCGGCCCGGAATTGTGCACCGTCTCGACAAATTCACCTCCGGTCTCATCAGCATTGCCCTGAACGAGCATGACCGCCTTGCCATGTCCACCGCCTTTGCCGAGCGCACAGTCAACAAAACCTATCTGGCAATTGTACACGGCGTGCCTGAACGTGATTTCGCTGAAATTGAAGCCCCCATGGGCCGTCATCCGGTGCACAAAACAAAGATGGCGGTGATCCTCAAAGGCGGACGCGATGCTCGCTCCGAATACAAAACCCTATGGTCTGATCCTGCCGGACGGGCCAGCCTCGTAAAAGTAAAAATTTACACCGGACGCACACACCAGATCAGGGTCCACATGGCCCATATCGGACATCCGCTGGTAGGAGATCAGGTTTACGGTTCCATGCCGCACGCCCGCTGGGAACAGGAACAGCCGCAGCTTGCCAAGCTTGCCGAGCGTCAGATGCTGCACGCTTACTCCCTTTCCTTCGCCCATCCAGAATCAGGAGAGGAACTCAGCTTCAACCAAACTCCGCCCGAAGATTTCACTGACATGCTCAAAGCCCTGAACAAATCAGTGCAGCGTGTCGGCTTGATCGGCATGCCCTGTGGCGGAAAATCTGCGGTGTTAAATCTCCTTGCGGACAATAAGATCCCCACCTTCAGCGCGGATGAATCCGTTGCCCGCTCCTACGAAAAAGACGGAGCCGGATGGGAGCTGCTGCGCCAGAGATTCGGTAACAAATTTATTGATCCTGAGACAGGAGATGTTGACAAGGCCGCCCTTTTCACTGCCATGCGCGAAAATGATGACCTGCGCAGGGAAGTAATGAACATCGTTCATCCCATTGTGCAGCATGATGTGGAAGAATTTTTCAAAGCAAACAACGATGAACCGCTGGCAGTAGCTGAAGTTCCCCTGCTGCTGGAAGGCGGCTGGCACACCCAAAAGCTGGTTGATGCAGTAATCGGGGTGCGCTGCCCGAATGATAAAAGGACCGGAGAATTACGCGAAAAACGCAAAATTACACCGGAACTTCTAGCTGTATTCGATTCATGGCAGTGGGACGAAAAAGCCAAAATGAACTGCTGCACCGCTATCATAGAAAATGACAGCGACTTGACTAAACTTGATTCGGAAACAAGCCGGATTCTAGAAGTTCTGGCAGCACAGCGCAAGGACAAGGAAACCTTATTCGAAAATCAGCTCAAAAAGCTGTTCAACTCTGATGAGAGCTAG
- a CDS encoding rhomboid family intramembrane serine protease, which produces MIPIRDNVPCLITPYVLRGIMILNIAVFAFEQMLTPQGRLALFHLLGVVPARFFHPEWAVSAGYPDAGVLPLFTYMFLHSGWLHIILNLWMLWIFADNIEDAMGHGRFIVFYLVCGLIAIGIQMIINPSASAPVIGASGAVAGIMGAYMLLYPHGQVLTLFPVIIIPFFFKIPASLFLGLWFLIQVFSGVSEHFAEGTQKVAWAAHVGGFVAGIILIRFFVKKDRCVYCYVAEKKDYELPEDF; this is translated from the coding sequence ATGATCCCCATCCGCGATAACGTCCCCTGCCTGATAACACCTTACGTGTTGCGCGGAATTATGATCCTCAACATCGCGGTATTTGCCTTTGAGCAGATGCTGACTCCACAAGGGCGACTCGCACTTTTCCATCTGCTGGGCGTGGTCCCGGCAAGATTTTTCCATCCCGAATGGGCGGTTTCTGCCGGATATCCCGATGCCGGGGTGCTGCCGCTTTTCACCTACATGTTCCTGCACAGCGGCTGGCTGCACATCATCCTCAATCTGTGGATGCTCTGGATTTTTGCCGACAACATTGAAGATGCCATGGGGCATGGTAGGTTTATCGTCTTCTATCTGGTCTGCGGGCTAATCGCCATCGGCATACAAATGATCATCAATCCGTCGGCCAGTGCACCCGTAATCGGTGCATCCGGCGCAGTTGCCGGGATTATGGGAGCATACATGCTGCTCTACCCGCACGGACAGGTTTTGACCCTATTTCCGGTAATCATCATACCGTTTTTCTTCAAAATTCCGGCATCATTATTCTTAGGGCTATGGTTTCTGATCCAAGTATTTTCCGGTGTATCCGAGCATTTTGCCGAAGGAACGCAAAAAGTAGCATGGGCCGCGCACGTAGGTGGGTTTGTGGCTGGCATAATATTGATTCGATTTTTCGTGAAGAAGGATCGCTGTGTTTATTGTTATGTTGCGGAGAAGAAGGATTATGAGTTGCCGGAGGATTTTTAG